The following are from one region of the Capsicum annuum cultivar UCD-10X-F1 chromosome 1, UCD10Xv1.1, whole genome shotgun sequence genome:
- the LOC107857354 gene encoding aspartic proteinase CDR1-like, with the protein MLINTKYFTFIPKLVLLSFFYPSLVCYRKSVNGFTVDVIHRDSPLSPFYNPSITPYELLQNAFHQSFSRASSFRKNSIKSIQSTVNPTGSAFLMKISVGTPPVDILATVDTGSDLTWLQCEPCVHCFQQTGTPIFNPKNSSTYFTVDCENLYCQDLAPITCRDDICNYEQGYSDKSYSRGELAIETFSFTSTSGENVAIPLTFFGCGHDNAGNFPTGVVGLGRGDISIVNQMNDDIKGKFSYCLIPFDASKTNDKLTSHINFGDSAVVSGPGVVSTHMTRKESQKSFYYLFLESISIGEKNLPFKSTKIFPPGQANIIIDSGTTLTLVPSDFYLNLEEAVVASISATRVNDPAGTFKVCYASDIVTINAPRIVAHFTNADVELSPENSFIQFGPGVICLAIVPSDDLFIFGNLAQLNYLIGYDLVANQVSFLPTDCSQH; encoded by the coding sequence ATGTTGATTAATActaaatatttcacttttatcCCTAAGTTAGttcttttatctttcttttatcCTTCTTTAGTATGTTATCGTAAAAGTGTAAATGGCTTTACTGTAGATGTTATTCACCGTGATTCTCCTCTTTCACCTTTTTACAACCCATCAATTACTCCATATGAACTCCTTCAAAATGCCTTCCACCAGTCATTCTCCCGGGCTTCCTCCTTTAGGAAAAATTCTATTAAGTCAATCCAGTCAACTGTTAACCCAACCGGTAGTGCATTCCTCATGAAAATCTCAGTCGGAACTCCCCCAGTAGACATTCTTGCCACTGTCGACACCGGCAGTGACTTAACGTGGCTACAATGTGAGCCTTGTGTCCATTGCTTTCAACAAACGGGCACACCtatttttaatcccaaaaatagCTCTACTTATTTTACTGTTGATTGCGAAAATTTATATTGTCAAGACTTGGCACCTATCACATGTAGGGATGATATATGTAACTATGAACAGGGTTATAGTGACAAATCATATAGCAGAGGTGAACTTGCTATTGAAACTTTCTCATTTACTTCTACTTCTGGTGAAAATGTCGCAATTCCTCTCACCTTCTTTGGTTGTGGACATGACAATGCTGGAAATTTCCCTACTGGAGTTGTTGGCTTAGGTCGTGGCGATATCTCAATTGTAAACCAAATGAATGATGACATCAAAGGGAAATTCTCTTATTGTTTGATTCCATTTGATGCATCAAAAACCAATGATAAACTAACTAGTCACATCAATTTTGGTGATAGTGCTGTTGTGTCGGGTCCTGGAGTTGTTTCAACACACATGACAAGAAAGGAAAGTCAAAAATCCTTCTATTATCTATTTTTGGAAAGTATTAGCATCGGAGAAAAAAATTTGCCGTTCAAATCTACTAAAATTTTTCCTCCTGGTCAAGCTAATATTATCATCGATTCAGGTACAACACTTACGCTTGTCCCTTCTGATTTTTACCTGAATTTGGAGGAAGCAGTGGTGGCTTCGATTAGTGCTACTAGGGTAAACGATCCGGCTGGGACTTTTAAGGTATGTTACGCATCCGATATTGTCACTATCAACGCTCCTAGGATTGTCGCACATTTTACAAATGCGGATGTAGAGTTGTCACCAGAGAACTCATTTATACAGTTCGGTCCAGGTGTGATTTGTCTTGCAATAGTGCCATCAGatgatctttttatttttgggaaCTTGGCACAGTTGAATTACTTAATTGGATATGATCTTGTGGCCAACCAAGTTTCATTCTTGCCTACTGATTGCTCTCAGCATTAA